A genomic stretch from Vicia villosa cultivar HV-30 ecotype Madison, WI unplaced genomic scaffold, Vvil1.0 ctg.000416F_1_1_1, whole genome shotgun sequence includes:
- the LOC131627943 gene encoding uncharacterized protein LOC131627943 yields MCKAIELGNRVVLSNEKVNEENKESDEVVNKSEKEVVVVVVVEDKVGKYSEGEKSKDTSDDKVRGYTFDRFIDNNSPFRRTKEEILNERNPELPNYIKPPYPILKKTHKKEIKRNKFKKFMDMLKKIQVNIPFCEALEKIPIYAKFMKELLSQKRKLKCYENIAFAEKCSAIIKRKIPPTLTDLVIFIIPCSIGSLIVSHSLFDLGASINLMSLSIMRKLNGGMPKSTQMVLTLVDRLITCPY; encoded by the coding sequence ATGTGCAAAGCCATTGAGTTGGGGAATAGAGTGGTTCTTTCAAACGAAAAGGTCAATGAGGAAAATAAAGAATCGGATGAGGTTGTGAATAAGAGTGAAAAAgaggtagtagtagtagtagtagtagaggATAAGGTCGGGAAATATTCTGAGGGAGAAAAAAGTAAGGATACTAGTGATGACAAAGTTAGAGGATACACCTTTGACCGATTCATTGATAATAACTCTCCATTCAGAAGAACCAAAGAAGAAATCTTGAATGAACGAAATCCCGAGCTACCAAATTACATTAAACCACCATACCCGATTCTAAAGAAGACACATAagaaagagataaaaaggaataaaTTCAAAAAGTTCATGGATATGTTGAAGAAAATACAGGTCAACATTCCTTTTTGTGAAGCTCTCGAAAAAATTCCTATTTATGCTAAATTCATGAAAGAGCTTTTATCACAAAAGCGGAAGTTGAAGTGTTATGAAAACATTGCTTTCGCAGAAAAGTGTAGTGCAATCATCAAAAGGAAAATTCCTCCAACACTCACTGATCTAGTTATATTCATTATTCCTTGTTCTATTGGTTCACTAATTGTTAGCCACTCACTTTTTGATTTAGGAGCTAGCATCAATCTGATGTCACTGTCGATAATGAGAAAGTTAAACGGTGGTATGCCGAAATCTACTCAGATGGTGCTAACATTAGTGGATAGATTGATCACATGCCCATATTAA
- the LOC131627950 gene encoding protein DA1-related 1-like — translation MGWLTKLLKGSNHKYSGRGYDGKYGHDRDSNNHDGSVDDLTDFEREEIDRAIALSLSEEDPKGKKVVEDDSESEDDELCPLDDEEDEHVDDVKQDEDDHDSDVKQEEDDHIAKIQQDEDTSLDEVQLEEDEQLARAIQESLSIGSPPRSHTDSIFQPFTNLFPPVYRICAGCNAEIGHGRFLSCMGAVWHPECFCCHACKLPITDYEYSMSGNRPYHKLCYKELHHPRCDVCKIFIPQNSAGLIEYRAHPFWLQKYCPSHERDGTPRCCSCQRMESTDTKYLLLDDGRKLCLECLDSAIMDTHECQPLYLEIQEFYEGLHMKIEQQIPMLLVERQALNEAMEGEKNGHHHLPETRGLCLSEEQTVPTILRRPSIGAGYRVIDMITEPFRLIRRCEVTAILVLYGLPRLLTGSILAHEMMHAWLRLKGYGNLRPEVEEGICQVLAHMWLDSEIYSGSGSEEASSSSTSSSSSSSPSSTSSKKGKRSDFEKELGKFFKHQIESDSSPAYGDGFREGNQAVLKYGLRRTLDHIRITGSFP, via the exons ATGGGTTGGCTAACCAAGTTGCTAAAGGGTTCGAATCATAAATATTCGGGACGAGGATATGATGGGAAATATGGACATGACAGAGATTCGAATAATCACGATGGTTCCGTG GATGATTTGACTGATTTTGAGAGAGAAGAAATTGATCGCGCAATTGCGCTCTCCCTTTCAGAGGAAGATCCTAAAGGGAAAAAAGTTGTAG AGGATGATTCTGAATCGGAAGATGATGAACTGTGTCCACTTGATgacgaagaagatgaacatgttgATGATGTTAAACAAGACGAAGATGACCATGATAGTGATGTTAAGCAAGAAGAAGATGACCATATAGCTAAAATTCAACAGGATGAAGACACGAGTCTTGACGAAGTTCaacttgaggaagatgaacaactTGCAAGGGCTATTCAAGAAAGTTTGAGCATTGGTTCACCTCCTCGATCTCACACCGATTCTATATTTCAACCTTTTACAAACCTCTTTCCGCCTGTATACAG AATCTGTGCTGGCTGCAATGCCGAGATTGGCCATGGAAGATTTTTGAGTTGCATGGGAGCTGTTTGGCATCCAGAATGTTTTTGTTGCCATGCTTGCAAACTGCCAATCACTGATTATGAG TATTCCATGTCTGGAAATCGCCCTTACCATAAATTGTGCTATAAGGAGCTGCATCACCCAAGGTGTGATGTTTGCAAGATCTTT ATCCCACAAAATTCAGCTGGACTCATTGAGTATAGAGCGCATCCTTTCTGGCTGCAAAAATATTGTCCATCACACGAGCGTGATGGCACTCCTCGTTGTTGTAGCTGTCAGAGAATGGAG TCAACAGACACAAAATATCTGTTGCTCGATGATGGTCGAAAGCTCTGCCTTGAATGTCTTGATTCGGCTATTATGGATACTCACGAATGCCAACCTCTTTATCTTGAAATACAAGAATTTTATGAAGGTTTGCATATGAAAATAGAGCAGCAAATTCCTATGCTTTTGGTTGAGAGACAAGCGCTGAATGAAGCCATGGAGGGGGAAAAGAAT GGTCATCACCACTTACCTGAAACTCGAGGACTTTGCTTGTCAGAAGAGCAAACTGTCCCTACT ATCTTGAGGAGACCGAGTATAGGAGCAGGCTACCGTGTCATAGATATGATAACCGAGCCTTTTAGGCTGATACGTCGGTGCGAAGTAACAGCGATACTTGTATTGTATGGCCTTCCTAG GTTACTGACAGGATCAATCCTGGCTCATGAAATGATGCATGCTTGGCTTAGACTTAAAG GCTATGGCAATCTTAGGCCAGAAGTTGAAGAAGGAATATGCCAAGTCTTAGCTCATATGTGGTTAGACTCCGAGATCTATTCCGGCTCCGGTAGTGAAgaagcatcatcatcatccacgtcTTCGTCGTCTTCATCATCACCTTCCTCCACGTCATCAAAGAAGGGTAAACGGTCGGATTTTGAAAAGGAACTCGGTAAATTTTTTAAACACCAGATCGAGTCAGATAGCTCACCAGCCTATGGAGATGGATTCAGAGAGGGTAACCAGGCAGTGCTTAAGTACGGTCTTAGAAGAACCCTTGACCATATCCGAATCACCGGAAGCTTTCCGTAA